The window aagaatctatatttaggcacacaacaacttcaacacaagttcaagtctaaaaacAAGAATGCCTATAAAGTtacacaacaccttcaacacaagattataaataatctatgCAAAAAGTGTGTTATAGTTTCGgaataagatgaaacaaaaatttaaagccaagtcccccaacttcgcggagtgtccttaaggattCACTCCCCTCACTGTATCCAAAGTTATGggatttttctcccaggataaaatggctttcaatccaacaatagcggtacctcaaattattggatttgTTGAATTAACTCACTCAATGGCTAATGATCACAATGAGTGTTTCATAGAAAAGAagcatattttttctttcaaaatcatgtctatacctgaggaatatgttaggtatttatagccttaatgTTCCCCTTTGAAAAGGATGCATTGGATCTAAAAAAAAGGCATATTTTTAGTACAGTCACGTCACCTACGCCCAATCTATGCTGAAACTGCGCCCGATCTGCGGCCGCAGGTGACACTGTCCGAATTCCAGTGGCTACATGTGCTACTCCTGTGCTCGTAGGTTGCCTAGGTGCACGTGCAGATCACTCTATTACGCGAAATAGTTTTCCTTTTACCTCAAAGGGTCACAACCCTTCGAGGTGCGTTGTGCATGCGTTTGCATGGCATATTCATTTGGattaaatttcacctttttctttaagtttcaaataaaatttgtctaaaaaatagaTCTTATCAATCAAAAGCCAAAGCTGTAGCCGAGCAACGAAGACAATAGCgtgaggcaccaccttgttcttgcctcactatccatatgAAGATGTGTTTGTCAATATAAACACATGAAAGCTTCTTTCTCCTACCAATGTAggagaatttagtaagctttctTATTCGAGCACACTTTTCATTTTTAGTGTGGACTCAATTTTCCTCCATTATTTtcccctccattttccattcacacatgCACCTTGAACCTAACAATATTCACATGATAACAGGTAACTTTTAATGCATTTCAGCCTTTTGAGGTGCGATTCTTCTAATGAAGCCATGGGACAACACTATTCCGATGCATTTCCGACTTCAaagtgttcctccggataggaaAAATAATGTCACAGAATGAAGTGCTGAGAAACTAATGTGTATGCCACCAAACATCAGAAGCACAAGTTCATCTTAGTCAAGTTAGCCATGGAAGTGAGACTGTAAGTACTATGGATACGAcgttagttttaaagaaaaagatcatTACCTAAGTAATCATGGCAAAAGAATGCAAAGGAGCAATCATTTTGGTAGATCTCTTAAGTCACGACCTCAAATGGATAGAACattaatttcactaaaatttaCTTATCATTGAACAAACATATTGAGTCGGAATCTTCTTGATATGAAGTATTTTACTCTTTCAGAATATTTACgtaatttaatttatgttaaTCAAATCAGTTAATTTTGATGATAAAGAGAATAAGTAAACTATAAACACTAAatgattaattttttctttaaaacaaaaaagTGTGGAGAACCATTCAAACTTATTTTACaaagttttcaagaaaaaataattcttAACGACGGCCTCACCATCTCATTATCCATTTCCATGCCGGCATTTCTCATTTTCTACCACAACAATAGCAGTAAAATATCCATAGGTATGTAATGAAAACCTTAAAAATTGAGCACATCAACAAAATTCATTCCTACTGATCACTAGTAAACTCGAAATGAGAATTCTTTTCTTCAGCCTCATTATTATTGTAGCTTTAATAATTGTTACTGCTTCTTCTCCCATCTATGTTCATTTTTACCTTAACATTTCTTGAATTCCTGTTTCTTTAATTCCCTATAATTCTAACTGGATTCATTTCAACAAGTACTTGGGGAGCCACATTGGCCAAAAAATCGAAGGCTTGGCTAAAATCAAACAGTATTTTCAACGTTTCGGGTACATTGATTCATCGAGCAAGAATTTCACTGATAAATTTGATGATGTTCTTTTTTCATCTCTTAAGACATCAATTTAATTTTCATCTTAATGCCACCGGAGAATTCGACATCCCTACTCTTCAACACATGGTAAAACCTAGATGCGGAAATCCATATATTGTGAATGACACTACTAATATGAACTCCATCAAGTCTTCTGTGGATCATACTATGGcttatttctcattttttaaagGCCAGACGCGTTGGCCATCAAATAAGACAGTATTAAATTATGCATTTCTACCGGAGAATTAGTTAACGGATTCTGTTAAGGCAATTTTTGGGAGGGCTTTTGATAAGTGAGGGGAGGTAACATCGTTAACTTTCTCAGAGACGGATTCTTATAGAACAGCTGATATTCGGATTGGTTTTTCGTTGGGGATCATAGAGATAGAAAGCCATTCGATGGACCTCTCAAGATTTTGGGACATGCATTTTCACAACCAATAGGACTTTTTCACTTAGACAACGAGGAGAATTGGGTGGTCGATGGCGAGTTACTGAAAGAAGGGATGTCGAGTATATCATCCGTGGTGGATCTTGAATCGGTTGCAGTTCATGAAATAGCAAACTTATTAGGTTTGGATCATTCATCTGAAAAATAGGCGATTATGTTTCCAACACTGGATGCTGGATTGAGGAAAGTGGAATTGTAGAGGGATGATATGGATGGGTCCAGATGTTATACGGGTCAAGTACTATTTTCACACCAAGTCAAGAAAATGATATAAGTGGAGCTTCAACTTTTGGTTCATTCTGTCATCACTGGTTGTCGTTGATCATTGGATTCTTCTTAGCATTTGTGCTTTGAATTTTGTCTTAATGTGTATTATGTTAGTTGAATGATTTGatcattttttgaaatatttagtgAATAATATACTTCATATAGTATTTAAATTATCTTGGAGATGAACGATCTTCACGAGCGGAGCTATAGTAGGTTATGTGGTTCGACAACCTAATAGCTTTTACATAACCGTGTATCTGTATTAAAAttttcagtatatatatatatatatgtatgtatatcatTATGAGATAACTACATAATTTACCAAACATAGATTCCTGATTACTCTATTTAGCccaagtttcaattaattacaattcataactcACTCTTTCCTATTAATTATGCCTAATTACAATTGATATCTTCTCTCAcgtatttttctctttttctctattttttgttactctcctcctcctcctcttcttcttcttcttcttcttcttccttttcagtttttttcttcattttttgttttccattttttgttttctctttcttttttcttttttcttttttcatttttcatttttttcatttctcatttatttttccttttcatttttctccttcttttttttcttttttgttttttttttctatattttctattactctaccttttttgtatcttttctccttcattttctctcattttttctcctttcttttttctttttattttttctctttttcatttgtgctaactagcaaacacaaatacaagtgagaactataaaataaaaatacaaatgtgaGTTATagcatacaaatacaagtatgaactataaaatacaaatacaaatacaaatgtaaactataacatacagatacaagtgtgaactataaaatacaaatacaaatgtgaactataacatacaaatataaaggcaaactataacatataaatagaagtgCGAACTATGAAATACAATTACAAATacaaactataacatacaaatacaagtgtgaactataaaatataaatacaaatgtgaactgtcatttgtattttttaattattgaaaaggaacgattgattttctttcta of the Capsicum annuum cultivar UCD-10X-F1 chromosome 11, UCD10Xv1.1, whole genome shotgun sequence genome contains:
- the LOC107847307 gene encoding LOW QUALITY PROTEIN: metalloendoproteinase 3-MMP (The sequence of the model RefSeq protein was modified relative to this genomic sequence to represent the inferred CDS: inserted 4 bases in 3 codons; substituted 5 bases at 5 genomic stop codons), which produces MRILFFSLIIIVALIIVTASSPIYVHFYLNISXIPVSLIPYNSNWIHFNKYLGSHIGQKIEGLAKIKQYFQRFGYIDSSSKNFTDKFDDVLFSSLKXHQFNFHLNATGEFDIPTLQHMVKPRCGNPYIVNDTTNMNSIKSSVDHTMAYFSFFKGQTRWPSNKTVLNYAFLPENXLTDSVKAIFGRAFDKXGEVTSLTFSETDSYRTADIRIXFFVGDHRDRKPFDGPLKILGHAFSQPIGLFHLDNEENWVVDGELLKEGMSSISSVVDLESVAVHEIANLLGLDHSSEKXAIMFPTLDAGLRKVELXRDDMDGXQMLYGSSTIFTPSQENDISGASTFGSFCHHWLSLIIGFFLAFVL